In a single window of the Pocillopora verrucosa isolate sample1 chromosome 4, ASM3666991v2, whole genome shotgun sequence genome:
- the LOC136280309 gene encoding fibropellin-3-like, translating into MGLENTSLFVFFRGVILLCAVFHAGVESSALSRSTYFTTLTNKRLKGFVVKRFKSTSQIWCGQSCLKNAWCTSTNFKLTPQTSGGKGTCELNKHDVIKENAHLQFEAEVIYSTLIKVNNCRAASTCLNGGVCFYDEKKQTYSCECKPPWTGETCADLFPCDSHPCKNNGTCTDEVNEYNCSCAPGFYGTQCEKIEGLSCSSAYRMVFGQPSIKSYASITNATSSSLSHFTMCLFVKMKDAILNGGHCLYSYATIGAPYGNAFYVCLFSPGIRISIDASRNDVFSDTKFNHLQDCRLAASTCLNGGVCFYDEKKQTYSCQCKPPWTGETCADLFPCDSHPCKNNGTCTDEVNEYNCSCAPGFYGTQCEKIEGLSCSSGL; encoded by the exons ATGGGACTTGAAAACACTTCcctctttgtcttctttcgaGGAGTTATATTACTCTGCGCAGTTTTCCACGCAGGAGTAGAATCGTCTGCCCTTTCTCGATCAACATATTTCACAACGTTGACAAATAAGCGGCTTAAAGGTTTTGTCGTGAAACGGTTTAAGTCGACCAGTCAAATTTGGTGTGGTCAGTCTTGTTTGAAAAACGCCTGGTGtacttcaacaaacttcaaacTTACTCCTCAAACTTCTGGTGGCAAAGGAACTTGTGAACTAAACAAGCACGACGTTATCAAAGAAAACGCACATTTACAGTTCGAGGCGGAAGTCATTTACTCAACACTTATTAAGGTAAATAATTGCAGAG CAGCCAGCACCTGTTTAAATGGTGGTGTGTGTTTTTATgacgagaaaaagcaaacttattCATGCGAATGCAAGCCCCCTTGGACCGGAGAAACTTGTGCTGATCTGT TTCCCTGTGACAGCCATCCCTGcaaaaacaatggaacttgCACAGACGAAGTCAACGAATATAACTGCAGCTGTGCACCAGGATTTTACGGGACACAGTGTGAAAAGATTGAAGGCCTGTCTTGTTCATCAG CTTACCGAATGGTCTTTGGACAGCCTAGCATAAAGAGTTACGCCAGCATAACAAACGCCACCTCGTCTAGTCTCTCACATTTTACTATGTgcctttttgtcaaaatgaaGGATGCAATTTTGAATGGTGGCCACTGCCTCTACAGTTATGCGACTATTGGAGCACCTTATGGGAATGCCTTCTACGTTTGTCTGTTTTCCCCAGGAATTAGGATCTCTATAGACGCCTCGAGAAATGA TGTATTCAGCGATACCAAGTTTAATCATCTGCAG GATTGCCGACTAGCAGCCAGCACCTGTTTAAATGGTGGTGTGTGTTTTTATgacgagaaaaagcaaacttattCATGCCAATGCAAGCCCCCTTGGACCGGAGAAACTTGTGCTGATCTGT TTCCCTGTGACAGCCATCCCTGcaaaaacaatggaacttgCACAGACGAAGTCAACGAATATAACTGCAGCTGTGCACCAGGATTTTACGGGACACAGTGTGAAAAGATTGAAGGC
- the LOC136280626 gene encoding sushi, von Willebrand factor type A, EGF and pentraxin domain-containing protein 1-like, with protein MTFFAMGLENTSLFVFFRGVILLYAVFHAGVESSALSRSTYFTTLTNKRLKGFVVKRFKSTSQIWCSQSCLKNAWCTSTNFKLTPQTSKSDGKGTCELNKHDVIKENAHLQVEAEVIFSTLIKDCRLAASTCLNGGVCFYDEKKKTYSCECKPPWTGETCADLFTCDSHPCKNNGTCTDEVNEYNCSCAPGFYGTQCEKIEGLSCSSAYRMVFGQPSLKSYASITNATSSNFSEFTMCLFVKMKDTNLKDERCLYSYATIGAPGGNAFYVCLFSSGIRISIDDTRIDDKDARVKIKDTTWHHICVTWKNTKGYWQLYLDGQLQISGTDLKKDHQIPAGGTVVIGQEQDKVGGGFEEKESFGPGEVTEVNLWSRVLSGDEIATQKANCDIAQAGLVLWWGQFKGNVTGVKIVEP; from the exons ATGACATTTTTCGCGATGGGACTTGAAAACACTTCcctctttgtcttctttcgaGGAGTTATATTACTCTACGCAGTTTTCCACGCAGGAGTAGAATCGTCTGCCCTTTCTCGATCAACATATTTCACAACGTTGACAAATAAGCGGCTTAAAGGTTTTGTCGTGAAACGGTTTAAGTCGACCAGTCAAATTTGGTGTAGTCAGTCTTGTTTGAAAAACGCCTGGTGtacttcaacaaacttcaaacTTACTCCTCAAACTTCCAAGTCTGATGGCAAAGGAACTTGTGAACTAAACAAGCACGACGTTATCAAAGAAAACGCACATTTACAGGTTGAGGCGGAAGTCATTTTCTCAACACTTATTAAG GATTGCCGACTAGCAGCCAGCACCTGTTTAAATGGTGGTGTGTGTTTTTatgacgagaaaaagaaaacttattcaTGCGAATGCAAGCCCCCTTGGACCGGAGAAACTTGTGCTGATCTGT TTACCTGTGACAGCCATCCCTGcaaaaacaatggaacttgCACAGACGAAGTCAACGAATATAACTGCAGCTGTGCACCAGGATTTTACGGGACACAGTGTGAAAAGATTGAAGGCCTGTCTTGCTCATCAG CTTACCGAATGGTCTTTGGACAGCCTAGCTTAAAGAGTTACGCCAGCATAACAAACGCCACCTCGTCTAATTTCTCGGAATTTACTATGTgcctttttgtcaaaatgaaGGATACAAATTTGAAAGATGAACGGTGCCTCTACAGTTATGCAACTATTGGAGCACCTGGTGGGAATGCCTTCTACGTTTGTCTGTTTTCCTCAGGAATTAGGATCTCTATAGACGACACGAGAATTGA TGATAAAGACGCCAGAGTCAAAATTAAGGATACCACGTGGCATCACATTTGCGTTACCTGGAAAAACACCAAAGGCTACTGGCAGCTTTATCTGGATGGACAACTTCAAATCTCTGGAACTGACTTGAAAAAAGATCATCAGATACCAGCCGGCGGAACAGTTGTCATTGGACAAGAGCAAGATAAAGTCGGAGGGGgctttgaagaaaaagaaagctttggGCCGGGTGAGGTAACAGAAGTCAATCTTTGGAGCAGAGTCCTTTCAGGGGATGAAATTGCAACTCAGAAGGCAAACTGTGACATCGCACAAGCAGGCCTTGTTCTCTGGTGGGGACAATTTAAAGGAAACGTTACTGGTGTGAAAATTGTCGAGCCTTAA